A section of the Delphinus delphis chromosome 1, mDelDel1.2, whole genome shotgun sequence genome encodes:
- the CLK2 gene encoding dual specificity protein kinase CLK2 isoform X3, with product MPHPRRYHSSERGSRGSYHEHYRSRKHKRRRSRSWSSSSDRTRRRRREDSYHVRSRSYDDRSSDRRAYDRRYCGSYRRNDYSRDRGEAYYDTDYRHSYEYHRENSSYRSQRSSRRKHRRRRRRSRTFSRSSSHSSRRAKSVEDDAEGHLIYHVGDWLQERYEIVSTLGEGTFGRVVQCVDHRRGGARVALKIIKNVEKYKEAARLEINVLEKINEKDPDNKNLCVQMFDWFDYHGHMCISFELLGLSTFDFLKDNNYLPYPIHQVRHMAFQLCQAVKFLHDNKLTHTDLKPENILFVNSDYELTYNLEKKRDERSVKSTAVRVVDFGSATFDHEHHSTIVSTRHYRAPEVILELGWSQPCDVWSIGCIIFEYYVGFTLFQTHDNREHLAMMERILGPIPSRMIRKTRKQKYFYRGRLDWDENTSAGRYVRENCKPLRRYLTSEAEEHHQLFDLIESMLEYEPAKRLTLGEALQHPFFARLRAEPPNAKLWDSSRDISR from the exons aTGCCTCATCCTCGAAGGTACCACTCTTCAGAGAGAGGCAGCCGGGGGAGTTACCACGAACACTATCGGAGCCGAAAGCATAAGAGACGAAGAAGCCGCTCCTGGTCAAGCAGCAGTGACCGGACACGGCGGCGCCGACGAGAAGACAGCTACCATGTCCGTTCCCGGAG CTATGATGATCGTTCATCCGACCGGAGGGCGTATGACCGGCGATACTGTGGCAGCTACAGGCGCAACGACTACAGCCGGGATCGGGGAGAAGCCTACTATGACACAGACTACCGGCATTCCTACGAATATCATCGGGAGAACAGCAGTTACCGCAGCCAGCGCAGCAGCCGTAGGAAGCACAGACGGCGGAGGCGGCGCAGCCGGACATTCAGCCGCTCATCTTCG CACAGCAGCCGGAGAGCCAAGAGTGTAGAGGACGACGCTGAGGGCCACCTCATCTACCACGTCGGGGACTGGCTACAAGAGCGAT atgaaaTTGTAAGCACCTTGGGAGAGGGGACCTTCGGCCGAGTTGTACAATGTGTTGACCATCGCAG GGGCGGAGCTCGAGTTGCCCTGAAGATCattaaaaatgtggaaaagtaCAAGGAAGCAGCTCGACTTGAAATCAATGTGCTGGAGAAAATCAATGAGAAGGACCCTGACAACAAGAA CCTCTGTGTCCAGATGTTTGACTGGTTTGACTACCATGGCCACATGTGTATCTCCTTTGAGCTTCTGGGCCTTAGCACCTTCGATTTCCTCAAAGACAACAACTACCTGCCCTACCCCATCCACCAAGTGCGCCACATGGCCTTCCAGCTGTGCCAGGCCGTCAAGT TCCTCCATGATAACAAGCTGACACATACGGACCTCAAGCCTGAAAATATTCTGTTTGTGAATTCAGACTACGAACTCACCTACAACCTAGAGAAG AAGCGAGATGAGCGCAGTGTGAAGAGCACAGCTGTGCGGGTGGTAGACTTTGGCAGTGCCACCTTTGACCATGAACACCATAGTACCATTGTCTCCACCCGCCATTACCGAGCACCGGAGGTCATTCTCG AGTTGGGCTGGTCTCAGCCTTGTGATGTGTGGAGTATAGGCTGCATCATCTTCGAATACTATGTTGGCTTCACCCTCTTCCAA ACCCATGACAACAGAGAACATCTAGCCATGATGGAAAGGATCTTGGGTCCTATCCCTTCCCGGATGATCCGAAAGACAAG gaagcagaaatatttttatcGGGGTCGCCTGGATTGGGATGAGAACACATCAGCTGGGCGCTACGTTCGAGAAAACTGCAAACCACTTCGG CGGTATCTGACCTCAGAGGCAGAGGAACACCACCAGCTCTTCGATCTGATTGAAAGCATGCTAGAGTATGAACCTGCTAAGCGGCTGACCTTGGGCGAAGCCCTTCAACACCCTTTCTTCGCCCGCCTTCGGGCTGAGCCACCTAACGCCAAGTTGTGGGACTCCAGTCGGGATATCAGTCGGTGA
- the CLK2 gene encoding dual specificity protein kinase CLK2 isoform X1: MPHPRRYHSSERGSRGSYHEHYRSRKHKRRRSRSWSSSSDRTRRRRREDSYHVRSRSSYDDRSSDRRAYDRRYCGSYRRNDYSRDRGEAYYDTDYRHSYEYHRENSSYRSQRSSRRKHRRRRRRSRTFSRSSSHSSRRAKSVEDDAEGHLIYHVGDWLQERYEIVSTLGEGTFGRVVQCVDHRRGGARVALKIIKNVEKYKEAARLEINVLEKINEKDPDNKNLCVQMFDWFDYHGHMCISFELLGLSTFDFLKDNNYLPYPIHQVRHMAFQLCQAVKFLHDNKLTHTDLKPENILFVNSDYELTYNLEKKRDERSVKSTAVRVVDFGSATFDHEHHSTIVSTRHYRAPEVILELGWSQPCDVWSIGCIIFEYYVGFTLFQTHDNREHLAMMERILGPIPSRMIRKTRKQKYFYRGRLDWDENTSAGRYVRENCKPLRRYLTSEAEEHHQLFDLIESMLEYEPAKRLTLGEALQHPFFARLRAEPPNAKLWDSSRDISR, from the exons aTGCCTCATCCTCGAAGGTACCACTCTTCAGAGAGAGGCAGCCGGGGGAGTTACCACGAACACTATCGGAGCCGAAAGCATAAGAGACGAAGAAGCCGCTCCTGGTCAAGCAGCAGTGACCGGACACGGCGGCGCCGACGAGAAGACAGCTACCATGTCCGTTCCCGGAG CAGCTATGATGATCGTTCATCCGACCGGAGGGCGTATGACCGGCGATACTGTGGCAGCTACAGGCGCAACGACTACAGCCGGGATCGGGGAGAAGCCTACTATGACACAGACTACCGGCATTCCTACGAATATCATCGGGAGAACAGCAGTTACCGCAGCCAGCGCAGCAGCCGTAGGAAGCACAGACGGCGGAGGCGGCGCAGCCGGACATTCAGCCGCTCATCTTCG CACAGCAGCCGGAGAGCCAAGAGTGTAGAGGACGACGCTGAGGGCCACCTCATCTACCACGTCGGGGACTGGCTACAAGAGCGAT atgaaaTTGTAAGCACCTTGGGAGAGGGGACCTTCGGCCGAGTTGTACAATGTGTTGACCATCGCAG GGGCGGAGCTCGAGTTGCCCTGAAGATCattaaaaatgtggaaaagtaCAAGGAAGCAGCTCGACTTGAAATCAATGTGCTGGAGAAAATCAATGAGAAGGACCCTGACAACAAGAA CCTCTGTGTCCAGATGTTTGACTGGTTTGACTACCATGGCCACATGTGTATCTCCTTTGAGCTTCTGGGCCTTAGCACCTTCGATTTCCTCAAAGACAACAACTACCTGCCCTACCCCATCCACCAAGTGCGCCACATGGCCTTCCAGCTGTGCCAGGCCGTCAAGT TCCTCCATGATAACAAGCTGACACATACGGACCTCAAGCCTGAAAATATTCTGTTTGTGAATTCAGACTACGAACTCACCTACAACCTAGAGAAG AAGCGAGATGAGCGCAGTGTGAAGAGCACAGCTGTGCGGGTGGTAGACTTTGGCAGTGCCACCTTTGACCATGAACACCATAGTACCATTGTCTCCACCCGCCATTACCGAGCACCGGAGGTCATTCTCG AGTTGGGCTGGTCTCAGCCTTGTGATGTGTGGAGTATAGGCTGCATCATCTTCGAATACTATGTTGGCTTCACCCTCTTCCAA ACCCATGACAACAGAGAACATCTAGCCATGATGGAAAGGATCTTGGGTCCTATCCCTTCCCGGATGATCCGAAAGACAAG gaagcagaaatatttttatcGGGGTCGCCTGGATTGGGATGAGAACACATCAGCTGGGCGCTACGTTCGAGAAAACTGCAAACCACTTCGG CGGTATCTGACCTCAGAGGCAGAGGAACACCACCAGCTCTTCGATCTGATTGAAAGCATGCTAGAGTATGAACCTGCTAAGCGGCTGACCTTGGGCGAAGCCCTTCAACACCCTTTCTTCGCCCGCCTTCGGGCTGAGCCACCTAACGCCAAGTTGTGGGACTCCAGTCGGGATATCAGTCGGTGA
- the CLK2 gene encoding dual specificity protein kinase CLK2 isoform X2, producing the protein MPHPRRYHSSERGSRGSYHEHYRSRKHKRRRSRSWSSSSDRTRRRRREDSYHVRSRSYDDRSSDRRAYDRRYCGSYRRNDYSRDRGEAYYDTDYRHSYEYHRENSSYRSQRSSRRKHRRRRRRSRTFSRSSSQHSSRRAKSVEDDAEGHLIYHVGDWLQERYEIVSTLGEGTFGRVVQCVDHRRGGARVALKIIKNVEKYKEAARLEINVLEKINEKDPDNKNLCVQMFDWFDYHGHMCISFELLGLSTFDFLKDNNYLPYPIHQVRHMAFQLCQAVKFLHDNKLTHTDLKPENILFVNSDYELTYNLEKKRDERSVKSTAVRVVDFGSATFDHEHHSTIVSTRHYRAPEVILELGWSQPCDVWSIGCIIFEYYVGFTLFQTHDNREHLAMMERILGPIPSRMIRKTRKQKYFYRGRLDWDENTSAGRYVRENCKPLRRYLTSEAEEHHQLFDLIESMLEYEPAKRLTLGEALQHPFFARLRAEPPNAKLWDSSRDISR; encoded by the exons aTGCCTCATCCTCGAAGGTACCACTCTTCAGAGAGAGGCAGCCGGGGGAGTTACCACGAACACTATCGGAGCCGAAAGCATAAGAGACGAAGAAGCCGCTCCTGGTCAAGCAGCAGTGACCGGACACGGCGGCGCCGACGAGAAGACAGCTACCATGTCCGTTCCCGGAG CTATGATGATCGTTCATCCGACCGGAGGGCGTATGACCGGCGATACTGTGGCAGCTACAGGCGCAACGACTACAGCCGGGATCGGGGAGAAGCCTACTATGACACAGACTACCGGCATTCCTACGAATATCATCGGGAGAACAGCAGTTACCGCAGCCAGCGCAGCAGCCGTAGGAAGCACAGACGGCGGAGGCGGCGCAGCCGGACATTCAGCCGCTCATCTTCG CAGCACAGCAGCCGGAGAGCCAAGAGTGTAGAGGACGACGCTGAGGGCCACCTCATCTACCACGTCGGGGACTGGCTACAAGAGCGAT atgaaaTTGTAAGCACCTTGGGAGAGGGGACCTTCGGCCGAGTTGTACAATGTGTTGACCATCGCAG GGGCGGAGCTCGAGTTGCCCTGAAGATCattaaaaatgtggaaaagtaCAAGGAAGCAGCTCGACTTGAAATCAATGTGCTGGAGAAAATCAATGAGAAGGACCCTGACAACAAGAA CCTCTGTGTCCAGATGTTTGACTGGTTTGACTACCATGGCCACATGTGTATCTCCTTTGAGCTTCTGGGCCTTAGCACCTTCGATTTCCTCAAAGACAACAACTACCTGCCCTACCCCATCCACCAAGTGCGCCACATGGCCTTCCAGCTGTGCCAGGCCGTCAAGT TCCTCCATGATAACAAGCTGACACATACGGACCTCAAGCCTGAAAATATTCTGTTTGTGAATTCAGACTACGAACTCACCTACAACCTAGAGAAG AAGCGAGATGAGCGCAGTGTGAAGAGCACAGCTGTGCGGGTGGTAGACTTTGGCAGTGCCACCTTTGACCATGAACACCATAGTACCATTGTCTCCACCCGCCATTACCGAGCACCGGAGGTCATTCTCG AGTTGGGCTGGTCTCAGCCTTGTGATGTGTGGAGTATAGGCTGCATCATCTTCGAATACTATGTTGGCTTCACCCTCTTCCAA ACCCATGACAACAGAGAACATCTAGCCATGATGGAAAGGATCTTGGGTCCTATCCCTTCCCGGATGATCCGAAAGACAAG gaagcagaaatatttttatcGGGGTCGCCTGGATTGGGATGAGAACACATCAGCTGGGCGCTACGTTCGAGAAAACTGCAAACCACTTCGG CGGTATCTGACCTCAGAGGCAGAGGAACACCACCAGCTCTTCGATCTGATTGAAAGCATGCTAGAGTATGAACCTGCTAAGCGGCTGACCTTGGGCGAAGCCCTTCAACACCCTTTCTTCGCCCGCCTTCGGGCTGAGCCACCTAACGCCAAGTTGTGGGACTCCAGTCGGGATATCAGTCGGTGA
- the CLK2 gene encoding dual specificity protein kinase CLK2 isoform X4, protein MPHPRRYHSSERGSRGSYHEHYRSRKHKRRRSRSWSSSSDRTRRRRREDSYHVRSRSSYDDRSSDRRAYDRRYCGSYRRNDYSRDRGEAYYDTDYRHSYEYHRENSSYRSQRSSRRKHRRRRRRSRTFSRSSSQHSSRRAKSVEDDAEGHLIYHVGDWLQERYEIVSTLGEGTFGRVVQCVDHRRGGARVALKIIKNVEKYKEAARLEINVLEKINEKDPDNKNLCVQMFDWFDYHGHMCISFELLGLSTFDFLKDNNYLPYPIHQVRHMAFQLCQAVKFLHDNKLTHTDLKPENILFVNSDYELTYNLEKKRDERSVKSTAVRVVDFGSATFDHEHHSTIVSTRHYRAPEVILELGWSQPCDVWSIGCIIFEYYVGFTLFQTHDNREHLAMMERILGPIPSRMIRKTRKQKYFYRGRLDWDENTSAGRYVRENCKPLRRYLTSEAEEHHQLFDLIESMLEYEPAKRLTLGEALQHPFFARLRAEPPNAKLWDSSRDISR, encoded by the exons aTGCCTCATCCTCGAAGGTACCACTCTTCAGAGAGAGGCAGCCGGGGGAGTTACCACGAACACTATCGGAGCCGAAAGCATAAGAGACGAAGAAGCCGCTCCTGGTCAAGCAGCAGTGACCGGACACGGCGGCGCCGACGAGAAGACAGCTACCATGTCCGTTCCCGGAG CAGCTATGATGATCGTTCATCCGACCGGAGGGCGTATGACCGGCGATACTGTGGCAGCTACAGGCGCAACGACTACAGCCGGGATCGGGGAGAAGCCTACTATGACACAGACTACCGGCATTCCTACGAATATCATCGGGAGAACAGCAGTTACCGCAGCCAGCGCAGCAGCCGTAGGAAGCACAGACGGCGGAGGCGGCGCAGCCGGACATTCAGCCGCTCATCTTCG CAGCACAGCAGCCGGAGAGCCAAGAGTGTAGAGGACGACGCTGAGGGCCACCTCATCTACCACGTCGGGGACTGGCTACAAGAGCGAT atgaaaTTGTAAGCACCTTGGGAGAGGGGACCTTCGGCCGAGTTGTACAATGTGTTGACCATCGCAG GGGCGGAGCTCGAGTTGCCCTGAAGATCattaaaaatgtggaaaagtaCAAGGAAGCAGCTCGACTTGAAATCAATGTGCTGGAGAAAATCAATGAGAAGGACCCTGACAACAAGAA CCTCTGTGTCCAGATGTTTGACTGGTTTGACTACCATGGCCACATGTGTATCTCCTTTGAGCTTCTGGGCCTTAGCACCTTCGATTTCCTCAAAGACAACAACTACCTGCCCTACCCCATCCACCAAGTGCGCCACATGGCCTTCCAGCTGTGCCAGGCCGTCAAGT TCCTCCATGATAACAAGCTGACACATACGGACCTCAAGCCTGAAAATATTCTGTTTGTGAATTCAGACTACGAACTCACCTACAACCTAGAGAAG AAGCGAGATGAGCGCAGTGTGAAGAGCACAGCTGTGCGGGTGGTAGACTTTGGCAGTGCCACCTTTGACCATGAACACCATAGTACCATTGTCTCCACCCGCCATTACCGAGCACCGGAGGTCATTCTCG AGTTGGGCTGGTCTCAGCCTTGTGATGTGTGGAGTATAGGCTGCATCATCTTCGAATACTATGTTGGCTTCACCCTCTTCCAA ACCCATGACAACAGAGAACATCTAGCCATGATGGAAAGGATCTTGGGTCCTATCCCTTCCCGGATGATCCGAAAGACAAG gaagcagaaatatttttatcGGGGTCGCCTGGATTGGGATGAGAACACATCAGCTGGGCGCTACGTTCGAGAAAACTGCAAACCACTTCGG CGGTATCTGACCTCAGAGGCAGAGGAACACCACCAGCTCTTCGATCTGATTGAAAGCATGCTAGAGTATGAACCTGCTAAGCGGCTGACCTTGGGCGAAGCCCTTCAACACCCTTTCTTCGCCCGCCTTCGGGCTGAGCCACCTAACGCCAAGTTGTGGGACTCCAGTCGGGATATCAGTCGGTGA
- the HCN3 gene encoding potassium/sodium hyperpolarization-activated cyclic nucleotide-gated channel 3 has translation MEAEQRPTTRASDGATPGLERAPPAAPASTTTASDPIPGSRPGTGPEPKRRQLGTLLQPTVNKFSLRVFGSHKAVEIEQERVKSAGAWIIHPYSDFRFYWDLIMLLLMVGNLIVLPVGITFFKEENSPPWIVFNVLSDTFFLMDLVLNFRTGIVVEEGAEILLAPRAIRTRYLRTWFLVDLISSIPVDYIFLVVELEPRLDTEVYKTARALRIVRFTKILSLLRLLRLSRLIRYIHQWEEIFHMTYDLASAVVRIFNLIGMMLLLCHWDGCLQFLVPMLQDFPPDCWVSINHMVNYSWGRQYSHALFKAMSHMLCIGYGQQAPVGMPDVWLTMLSMIVGATCYAMFIGHATALIQSLDSSRRQYQEKYKQVEQYMSFHKLPADTRQRIHEYYEHRYQGKMFDEESILGELSEPLREEIINFTCRGLVAHMPLFAHADPSFVTAVLTKLRFEVFQPGDLVVREGSVGRKMYFIQHGLLSVLARGARDTRLTDGSYFGEICLLTRGRRTASVRADTYCRLYSLSVDHFNAVLEEFPMMRRAFETVAMDRLRRIGKKNSILQRKRSEPSPGSSGGIMEQHLVQHDRDMARGVRGLAPGTGARLSGKPVLWEPLVHAPLQAAAVTSNVAIALTHQRGPLPLSPDSPVTLLARSARRSAGAGSPASPLVPVRAGPLLARGPWASTSRLPAPPARTLHASLSRAGRSQVSLLGPPPGGGGRRLGPRGRPLSASQPSLPQRAAGDGSPGCKGSGGERLPPSGLLAKPPGTAQPPRPSVPEPATPRGPQLSSNM, from the exons ATGGAGGCGGAGCAGAGGCCGACGACTAGGGCCAGCGATGGGGCGACCCCTGGGCTGGAGAGGGCGCCTCCTGCTGCCCCGGCGTCTACAACCACGGCCTCGGATCCGATTCCTGGGTCCAGGCCCGGGACCGGGCCCGAGCCCAAGAGGAGGCAGCTCGGGACGCTGCTCCAGCCCACGGTCAACAAGTTCTCCCTTCGCGTGTTCGGCAGCCACAAAGCAGTGGAAATCGAGCAGGAGCGGGTCAAGTCAGCGGGGGCCTGGATCATCCACCCCTACAGCGACTTCCG GTTTTACTGGGACCTGATCATGCTCCTGCTGATGGTGGGGAACCTCATTGTGCTACCTGTGGGCATCACCTTCTTCAAGGAGGAGAACTCCCCACCTTGGATCGTCTTCAACGTCCTCTCTGACACTTTCTTCCTGATGGATCTGGTGCTCAACTTCCGCACAGGCATCGTGGTAGAGGAGGGTGCTGAGATCCTGCTGGCACCGCGGGCCATCCGCACACGCTACCTGCGCACCTGGTTCCTGGTTGATCTTATCTCCTCTATTCCTGTGGATTACATTTTCCTGGTGGTGGAGCTGGAGCCACGACTGGACACCGAGGTCTACAAAACAGCTCGGGCCCTGCGCATCGTGCGTTTCACCAAGATCCTCAGCCTGCTGCGGCTGCTCCGCCTTTCCCGCCTCATCCGCTACATACAccagtgggaggag ATCTTTCACATGACCTATGACCTGGCCAGTGCTGTGGTTCGCATCTTCAACCTCATCGGAATGATGCTGCTGCTATGTCACTGGGATGGCTGTCTGCAGTTCCTGGTCCCCATGCTGCAGGACTTCCCTCCCGACTGCTGGGTCTCCATCAACCATATGGTG AACTACTCGTGGGGCCGCCAGTATTCCCACGCCCTGTTCAAGGCCATGAGCCACATGCTCTGCATTGGCTACGGGCAGCAGGCACCTGTGGGCATGCCCGACGTCTGGCTCACCATGCTCAGCATGATCGTGGGTGCCACGTGCTACGCCATGTTCATCGGCCACGCCACTGCCCTCATCCAGTCCCTGGACTCTTCTCGGCGTCAGTACCAGGAGAAG TACAAGCAGGTGGAGCAGTATATGTCCTTCCACAAGCTGCCAGCTGACACACGGCAGCGCATCCATGAGTACTATGAGCACCGCTACCAGGGCAAGATGTTTGACGAGGAAAGCATCCTAGGAGAGCTGAGCGAACCACTTCGGGAG gagATCATTAACTTCACCTGCCGGGGCCTCGTGGCCCACATGCCACTGTTCGCCCACGCCGACCCCAGCTTCGTCACGGCCGTGCTCACCAAGCTACGCTTTGAGGTCTTCCAGCCGGGGGACCTCGTGGTGCGTGAGGGCTCCGTGGGCAGGAAGATGTACTTCATCCAGCATGGGCTGCTCAGTGTGCTGGCACGTGGCGCCCGGGACACCCGCCTCACTGATGGATCATACTTTGGGG AAATCTGTCTGCTGACTCGGGGCCGACGCACAGCCAGTGTGCGTGCTGACACCTACTGCCGCCTCTACTCGCTCAGCGTGGACCATTTCAATGCCGTGCTCGAGGAGTTCCCCATGATGCGCCGGGCCTTCGAGACAGTGGCCATGGATCGGCTGCGCCGCATTG GCAAGAAGAATTCCATACTGCAGCGGAAGCGCTCTGAGCCAAGTCCGGGCAGCAGTGGGGGCATCATGGAGCAGCACTTGGTGCAACACGACAGGGATATGGCTCGGGGTGTTCGGGGCCTGGCCCCAGGCACAGGAGCTCGGCTCAGCGGAAAGCCGGTGCTGTGGGAGCCACTAGTGCACGCACCCCTGCAAGCAGCCGCCGTGACCTCCAATGTGGCCATTGCCCTGACGCACCAGCGGggccctctccccctctcccctgacTCTCCAGTCACCCTCCTTGCTCGCTCTGCTCGAAGATCAGCAGGAGcaggctccccagcctccccacttGTCCCTGTCCGAGCCGGCCCTCTGCTGGCCCGGGGACCCTGGGCATCCACTTCCCGCCTGCCGGCCCCACCTGCCCGAACCCTCCATGCCAGCCTATCCCGGGCTGGGCGCTCCCAGGTGTCACTGCTGGGGCCTCCCCCAGGAGGAGGTGGACGGCGACTAGGACCTCGGGGCCGCCCACTCTCAGCCTCCCAGCCCTCTCTGCCTCAGCGGGCAGCAGGTGATGGCTCTCCTGGGTGTAAGGGCTCAGGAGGTGAACGCCTGCCCCCCTCAGGGCTCCTGGCTAAGCCTCCAGGGACAGCCCAGCCCCCCAGGCCATCAGTGCCTGAGCCAGCCACTCCCCGGGGCCCCCAACTCTCTTCCAACATGTGA